The Panicum hallii strain FIL2 chromosome 5, PHallii_v3.1, whole genome shotgun sequence genome contains the following window.
AGGAATCTTATGTATAGCTTAAGACTGGATATGCAGAATTCGTTGTGCTCAGTACAGGCAAGAAGGAAGCACCCTTGACACACCAAACAGGGATATACGGGCATTACAGGAGCGTTCATTGCGCTCAGTAGCCTCTAGTCTCTCTATACAGACTTCCACAGGTCGACACTGCACATGAAAAACAAGGTATACACTGAACACAAGACTACAGGCAGGAGCCACCCATTTTTACCCGAAGAGCAACCATCACAGGCACCACATCCACGTAATCTGAAGGTTCCAGGCAATACTTGCGCTGATCGCTTGGATTTGGAGCAGGGGTTCAGTCAGTGGTCATAGTACCACTCGGAATATCCTATCTGGTTTGGATCGTATGCTGCAGGCTCATCAACAGTTTCTTGATACTGGTAAGAAGTGGGAGGGAAACTCGACGGGCCAAATGGCCAGAGAGACGAGAAGGAGCTGTGTGTTTCCTGACTTGCACCATCATTGTTTATTGGCACAGGCTCGGTATCTGCTTCGGTGACACCAGGACCAGCGGTTTCATTGGAGTAGGCTGAAGGTGCGCGGGCGTTATTGTTAATGCCTGATTGTCGTGATGGCAGAGGATGGCGGCATACAGGGCAAGAATTGTGCTGAACAAGCCAGGGGATGATGCAGTCGGTATGGTACAAGTGCTTGCATGGCATCTCCCGCGCCTCTGCTCCAAGCTCGAACTTGTCTTTGCAAACTGGGCACTGTGGATCGTCATTGAAATGCCTGCGGTTTATCTTCACCACAGGCATGGAGTCAATAGCCGACTGTGGAGCAGGAGCTGGGCCTTGACGGTTATTCTGGAGGAGTAGCTGCTCAAATAAAGCTTCAAGGCTGGGACCAACAAGAAAACGACTGAAATTTGGACGGTCAATGCCAACTCTACGGCCTCCAGAGAAGACAACATTAACATTACCACTATCGCTTCCAGGAACAGGAGCAGGGTTGCTGCCAAATATCAGTgtaggaacagaagttggccgcCTTCCATGTTCAGTGCTGGTCCCTTGTCTACCATGGATATCAAAAACACTGTTTCTGTCCATTTCTGCCATTCTGTCCATTGCTGCCATACGTTGCCGCATAAGGGAAGACATGGCCTCCATCATCCCAAATCTTCTAGCTCGACGCTCTTCAAAGTCTGGTTCAATTAGTCCATAAGTGTTCAACATGCCACCCATCTCACTGATTTCCTGGATAAAACCATCGTTGCAGTTGGGGCATATGATATCCTGTCCGCGGAGGCGAATTGGCCTCCGACAGGCATAACACCAATGTGTGGCTCTATTTGACATCTTGTTCCTGTGACAAATTAAGCACTCAGCATGGTACAAAGATTACATAAAGAAAGCACTAAGGACAACGATTAATAAAACAAAGCACTATGGAAGAGGTGACTAGAAATAACCAAACTATACATGGCAACTAACCTACTCCTCCACACAGACACACATGACCAATCGAATGGTAAGCACACTCATACATATTATGCGTCTCATGCGGTGAAAACAGTGTGTATTTGCTGCAGATGTCATACCAACTTCTGACCCACTACATTTTCTAGAGAAGCATGCATACATACTGTACAATAGTCTTGGTACAAGTACATGTCAGAAAGGAACCATCAGAATTTTGTCTAAAGTTTTAACTGCTGCCTAAACAGCCATCTCATATTTTTAACTTGTCACAGATAGAAATGAGATTCTTTGGTCAAGATAGTATATTACGAATGAGTGGAGCTCTCCAATTAGAATGGAATTGTAATTTCTACTGCATTTCGTGTACACTTCTCAAAAGCCTAAGCGTATATTGTTTGATTGTATACCTCTAATAGGGCAGGTTAACATTTCAAGGGTATCTCATACAGGTCCATTTTCTCAGAGATAAGAAAGGATGCAGCAGAGAAGAATACTTCATATTTCTGAGTCAATTTACTGCTCGTTACTATGTACTGAGCACTAGGAGCTGGAACTGGCCCCAGGATTCGGTAACAAATAACTCACTTTTAGGATCTATGATTTGTCATGGTTCATCTATGCACAGTGGATCCGAATTTTCCATCGTTTCCACTTAACAGATTAGTGCATGGCATTATCTGAATAAATAGGAGTAAATTGAAAAACTCAGGGGCGGCCTAAATAGTGCCTTTTTAAACAACCAAACAAAAGCGGTTTCAGTCTGTGGCCAAATTTCAATCACACGCCGAATCTTATTTTCAAAAGATTGGCTACTTCAAATTCCTTATGAATTTTTTTTCGGACAGTCATAAACCGTAGTTACCTTGAGTAACCAGTTCAGAACAGATGTTTACGGGAGGTGTTTGATGTTCCAAGTTCCCGACTGATACTGTCTTCTCAAGGGATCCAGATTTGATTACTTGAAATTTGACTCATGGACCATCTAACTCATGATTGAGAACATTCTAGTGCCCAACTGCCCATCACGAGGCTCCTATGGAGGTATAAAGCAGGAGATGAATGTACCAGCTAACCTAGTGATCCAATGCGAAGCGACTGGATTTTACTTGCTGCTAAGTGGAAAGGGGTTTTTGTAGCAGCAGAAAGTTGCAGCCCATACCAGTGTTCGGTGTTCCTCTAATCGCATAGATTAAAAGAGGGGGAAAGGTCGAATGGAGCCAGGCAACACATCCTCGCTGCGCGCCCAATTCCAGAAACACGCATTCTCCTGGCGCAAAAGAAAGGGCGCAAGCGAACCTAACATCCTCAGAACTCTGTCGGAAATCACGAGTGATAGGCACGGGCCTTGAAGGCGTTTGCTCAATTTCCCTTCATCGAAGTGGAGGAAACGACTAAAGGAGAGACCGGAACTGCCATGCATGGATCTACCAAAGCAACCACTCGCCCTCAACCCGATTCCGAACCAATCCCACCCAACCGCGCGCAATCGGACACGGGAGGGCGATCGATCGGTCCAGCGCGCACAGCAATCCACCGGGGAATAGCGGAAGAGCGGGAGCGAGACTGCGAGAGTAGAGTACCTTGGTGCCTGGAGCGAGGCGATGGGGGGCGGCGTCGCGGAGAGATGGGGAAGTGACGATGAGGGGTGACGCGAAGCGCCACCGGAGCGCCTGATCGGGGGCGCGTGTAAGCGAGAACGGCTGCTGATCCCTCACTCTCATATAGAGGCCCCGGCGCCCCGCTGTGCAGTCTGCATAATCAGCAGTTAGCAGTTGCCAgcgaaaaaaaaagagaaggaaaaataGAGAGTGGGCAGCGCACCGCTCGGCGTGTGTGCTTGCAACGGGGGCCCGCGCGCGGTTTGGGTGGTGGCTGGTGCCTGGTGGCGTGCGCGAGGCCGGGAGGCGGCGTGGCGCCCTCCCGCACCACACACGCACTAGCAGGCGCGCCGTTATGGGCTggggggtgggggcggcggcgccaggCGAGGCGGGTCCCGTAGaggtttttttaaaaaagaataaaaataaaaatcggGAAAAGAGGTGCCTGTTGGTAATAttttgaaaaatgggtaccttCCGCCcgctgatcgggcgggaggcatggggtcgggacctcccgcccatccagcgggcgggaggttctcCGAgagcctcttcgcaaataagaaagttatcttattcgcgaagagatccCTACAGGGgtatcccgcccatccaacgggtgGGATGTGGTcctgaggggcatcccgccctttggtcgggcgggaggtccctccccggctatataagccccaACTTGCCCTAAAAATTttattttatccagcaaaaatcagaaaaagaagaaagagaggagaggaagagagaagaggaagcggcgaaaccctgttcacacgtcgatttggaggtatattctcattctagccgtATAATTAATTGAAAATAattataatctaggaaatatttcttagagtagttatgttttgaataatttttagtatttttatttgtttttagtataatttatattctgaatagtttagaatgtgtaaaatataatctgaggaatcgctgaaatttagggtcgttgtgtattaatatatagtataactagtttattaatgattgacagatatgtcttccgagaaagGTATTTTCAgcatatattacggagaaggatatgtgatttatgggccgaatggggtagatttaagtgaattcaactgtgcggtcagaggaattaccagactgtacgagaggacatttgaatccctatgcaactggttaatgaggggattaaggattaatcaggagacacgcACTGTGAGagttcagtgcgtcataaatcgtaccactaacgatttgatctgggagctgataccacttgcaagcaacgatgactgattaacttatctgcaaaatgcaagtcattggcagtggCCATTGGTGCTTCTTAtcagtgtgcaccagaaccctttgataaacattgaagctgctctggggatgaaaatattgatgaagaatttGAGGAGGCAAatattgaggcaggtggcaccgcagcacctcaatgcgtggctgattagggcgagaacataccctttattgttgaacagctgcaagacgaagaacgtgaattggatgaagcaatgaatgccgattcatctaatgatgacgatgatgtgcctgaagaatgggtaagcagcgacttcagtcatcttgtcgtagatgacggatctaGCGTGCCTTcagattgcagggagaatgaaattgtccAGTGTacgaggtaccactcaattgaagaggtcaagaaagctgttaagtgctggtctctctcttatgcgagagtttaaaacagttgagtgcaaatctcgtaagtacgatgtggtatgtgtgaaggaagggtgtccgtggcgggtgcatgcttataagggtaaatggaaagattattgggaatgctcaattgtcactcagcacacatGTCATTTGCCGGGGGTGCAGAAGACCCATCGCGATATATCgaaaatgagatgtacgggatgatagtagagaacatgtcatatgaaccaaagtctattatcagatATATTCAGAAAAAGTGCAAGTATATTTCGTACAGTAAGGCATGGAGTGCGAAACAGAAGgcgttggagatgaggtttggtacgttcgaggctgcatatgataatattcctcgattgctggccgtcctatgtcagagaaattctgaaagctattatgacctgaaaagtctaaacagaggagaaagtccgccctacatattgcagcgggtcttttttagcttgggtccatgcattaacgcattccaacacTGCCGGCCTCTACTGTGGATCgatgggacctttctcacaggaaagtatagattacAAATGCTGAtagctattggagtggatggaaacaacCAATTAGTTCCTATTGCTTTttcttttgttgagagtgagaacacagatagttggtactggtttctgAAACGGGTTAAggttgcagtcgttcgggaaagagaagatgtctgcctgattcatgatcgtcaccccggcatactgagggcaatactagatttgcaggaggggtgtgtggagaccggagagctgCCCAAAtggcgtgatgttcgcagtaggtggtgcataagacatatcggtgcaaactttttcaggcaattcatgaacaagcaccttatggatatgttcaagaggctatgcaagaaaataaatcagcaaaaatttaacaagcagtggtagaaacttgatgaactgatcgggaagaaaagaagctaggacgcatcaaaaaacagaactgcacaggatgaagcagaggctttgtgtcctttgccaatagatactgcacgtactcgcagaaggtctgagtcagcggtgaaaaccttttctgaatggattgagaatgaaccgaagGAGAAGTGAGCGTTACTttacgataccgatggtgcaaggtacgacacaatgaccaccaacttcgccgagaATTACATTTGGGTGCTGCgtggtgttcgtgggcttccactggttgcaattgtggaattcatcgtccACGGGTGTATCGATTACTTTAGGgatcggttcactaaaaatcaagCATTCATGCAAATGCAAGATTCTGACAGATATTTTGGGAAAATGATgacagaatatatgactaagaagaCAGCTAGCACCCAACTACACCACGTACAgcaatgtggtacacaggagctcaagtttaaagtatctcctaaagatagagcgcgacgtggcatgagacgtcaaactcctgtaaaggagtgcattctcaagtttgatggaacttgttgttgctcatgcatgaggccaaagttgctgcacgtaccgtgttctcatgtaatggctacttgtgcggatattcaacatcctgtcgatatatgtgtttcccattacttcagaaaggagacaattgacagtacctggcagtatgagatctatgggttccgtttggttggatcgttcactgagacaacGAATCTtgttatatatattccagaccTAAGATCAgcacgggttaagagagggcgccgtcagacacggcgtattcgtaatgatatggatgagtcagagctccgtccaaggatacaacgctgcagtgcatgtaatcagattggaaacacgtataaacgttgtccaaacaatgatgctagccccagttctgctgaagctggcccacaggtgatgctacagatagAAGACCTCCGGTTccatcaaggagtgggagacgtcgccgatcgagtgctactacGTCATCAGgtatcatttagttgtaattttatttgaacgttgtttgctcatgtgtaatatttgccgcgttgagtttgtatcaAATCTGGATATGTAGTTGTATCGTACTATtctaatatttggattctacgttgcaaaacgttatcgtttaaccatcttcgtgCGTGTTTTAGATActgtaatcttcttcgtaaaattgaattaaaattttatatgcatacataagagtatggcgaataaatcttgtatttgaaaaaagtctgaatttcaaatagtttgtgaaACATAAATTCCAAGAAAATAGAACAAAAATCATAAGCTGgggcacctcccgcccactggccgggcggaaGGTCtgcctcagggacctcttcgcaaataagaaacttttcatattcgcgaagaggctctcGGGAGGGGTCTTGAAATTTTTttggacctcccgcccgcttgGGCGGGAGGGAGGTCcgcggccccacgcctcccgcccgatcaacaggcgagaggtacccattttccgaatttttcccatccggctcccctttttcgaattttaatttttttatccgtttttttaaaaaaactcgaTCCCGTTGGCAATGCTTGCTGGGCCAGAAGTGGCGGGTGGGGCCGGGTTTGGGTGGACCGGGCCTCCGTGGCACGAAAGCCCTTAGCATACATAGGGCGTCAAACCTGTCTGGCTTCCAGTAGTTGTTTCTTGAGATTCGTGTGCAAGTAGGTAGTCCGTTGGATTTGATGTCTAGCTTTCCTCTCCCTCCTACtgtcagccgccgccgcctgctgctccctcCTCCCCTACGCATGCACATTGCCGCCGCCATTGCTTACGGCCCTgcgcacgccgccgctctgcccgCCGCGCGCTCCGCCTACTGACGCAGCTCCCCACGGCcccacgcgtgccgccgccaTCACtggagaagaagaggaggaagaatctattttaaaaaaaatgattTAGATTTTAAAAATATTGAATTTATTTTTTAAATGTTGAAACAGGTTGTGAAAAATCTTGATGTTAGTATTTGTTTTTAAAATGTTGATTTGTGTTTTAAAAAATTATTGAATCTGCTATTTTCAAATGTTGAtctatattttttaaaaatattgaATATAATCTTTAAAATATTAGATTTAGATCTCTAATTTGAGCCTAATCTCTAATTTGGATCTAATACACTTTAAAATTATATTGTTTAACCAGCTTCCACGAGCTACCTAGAAACCCCCTACACTGGGTCTCGACCTACTATCTGCCTCTCTCCTTGTGGTTACAGCTTGGTTTTGGTCGAAAAAATCGACCTCAAAACCTCGTTAGCGAGATCAAACATGCTTCCGTTGTCTTTCCTTTCTGTTTCCGGTCATTGTCGATCGCTCCTGACAATGCCACAGGCGTTGCTGTTTCTTTCAGAGAGGAAAGCTGTCTAAAGTTAGGCCTGATCATAACACGTTGGCGATAGAGATCCAGAGTATCTGCTCCATTACACGTACAGGCTCGAACCggcaagttttatttttttaaggAATAACACTCGCGTTTCTTTTAATATAGTAGAAAAATACAAGATTATATCACACACCTTGCCTTCAATAATAACTGTGCCCGGTTAGAATTACTTCACGTGATAAACGTAGGAAAAACGGAGCCCGCGGCACCCACAAAAATATCCACACTCGTGTAATCGTCGGGAATCTCCAAACGTGTCTCTGCATCGATAGGGAACCGAAAGATACAGATAGCACCGCACCGGGAAGACCACCATCATACGAGACCCTCCGCCGTCGTGCCGCTGCCACACCACCCTTCACCTGATGGAGTAATACCATAGAGACCGGACCTCTCGAAGGCTGCCTCGCAGTCGCCACCACGATAACACAACGTGCGGGGGCTTCGCCACTTCCACGTTGGATCTTGCTCTCGTCGCCTCGAAAAAACACCACGCGTGAGAGTCTCGCCACGCCCGCCGCAGTACTCTATGCCACGATTCTGTTTCCTTTATCGCCGTCGGAGTGGTGAGCAATATTGCCCCACGTCCCCGAGCTCCATCAATCTCGAGCCACCACCGCAGGCCGACCTCACTGGCCTGCTTCACCCGCGCGCATGACCTCTGCTGTCATGCCAGCAAGCTGAAGAAGTCGCTTGCGCTATCTTCCAACGATGTACCTATCGGAAAGCCCAACCAAGTTGAGTAGCCCGCCACAGTCCGCTGCAAGCCAAGCCAAAGTCCGCTGCAAGCCAAGTCGCCCCATATTACCGATGCCGCAAGTGCCGTCCTTCGACGTAGTCCCACGCCGCACTGACAGTTGCCAAGCAACGCTAGCTGCGGCGGTGCTCTGCTGCAAGCAGCCACAACCGATAGACGTGTGACAAACCTCCGACCGCCACCGTAACTATGAACGCCGTCACGAGAGCTCGGCAACATCTATTCAGCTTGCCACGCGGCGGAATAGCTAACGTTGTCCGTTGCCGTCTATATTTAATAGACCAGAAATACCATAAGTCTAGGTGGATCTCTAGAGACGACAGCTCGAAGAAGATTACGATGCTAAAGGCGCCGCTCGTTTACAATCTGGATAGGGTTTTTATCCAGACAACCCGGTGCATTAAGGTTGTACCTTCGAGATGGTTGTACCTTCGAGATGACGCCCCCGAACCGGTAAACCGACGCCCTGAGACGCCGCCGTCATCTCTACCAGCAAGAATGACAGTAAGGATTTTTGCCCGGAGTAAACCCCTCGCTACACGCCCGGAGCAAACCCGTCGCTACACGCCCTCGGCTTGGCACTCCCGGACCACAGCCACGACAGCCCATCCGGCGCagctccgccgcctcgcctTCACTCACCGTGCCGCTGACCTCCACCTCCGCTGCGCTCGTCGCCCGGAAGCGCTCATCACACCCGAGCTCCTCACACGCGGCCATCTCtgcacgcgcgccgccgccacagcATCGCCCGGGCTGCACCACAGGGCAGCAGCGAAGCTGCCACCTCCACCAGCATGCAACGCGCCGCTGCGCTGCCGCCGCCAACGCCCGCCGTGCACCTCCATGCGCTGCCGCGCGCCCGCCTCCGCGAGCCGCTGGCCACCACGCCGCGCGCCCGCCTCCCGCGAACCGCCAGCCTCCACGCTGCGCGCCAGCCTCCGCgagccaccgcgcgcacgcagCCTTGCTGCCCCCTCGCCACCagccgccgtgccgcacgcgcaCCGCCACCCCCCGCGTCCCACGCCGACGAAGCTCCGGCGCGCCACCCGGCCATGGGGCCCTTGCGCCGTCCCGCCCCGGCGCCCGAGCACCCCACCGGCCGATTTGCCCCGCCGTCGCCTtcctcgccggccgccgggcttccggagacctgctcgggcgacggcgagggagggagggaggcagccGCGGAGGGAGGAAATATAAGAGCTGAACCGGCAAGTTTTATGATTCGTTCAGATATGCCCACTGCCCAGCTGCTTGGTCGGCCCCTTGCGATAAGCAGAAGAAACAAACTGGTATGCAGTGTGCTCTCCCGAGGTTGAAGATTGGCGGCAACAAGCAAGGTTTCATGAATCCGAGCATACAGAATGGTAGAATGATGCCCCAGAAAGCTATCCAGTTACTATTTGGTAAAATAGCACGCTTAAATTACAGCAAAAGGCTTCCAGTGTAATTCACGGCCTGAACGTCCAATATGCGTCCCTATTTTATTTTCGAGGGTCAACGGGAGGGGAGAGAATCCCCTACCTGAATATATTAAAGGGGCTGTGTTCAAGCCAAAGCCTACAACTTGGAGTTTTCAGCAGGTAAAACGAGAAATACAGTTTTTTTGGATTGTTGTACTACATGGAGCACAACGTTTGGCACCAGGCTTCAGCGATGTGTCTATCTGCAGCCTTGAGACGGTAACGCCACAGGTTCACATCTTTGCAAGCAGCGATCATTCTGGGCAAAGAGATATGCGTCCCTATTTGGAATGTCTACATTGCGTTTCATCAGGAAATTTAAAGAATTGTCAATCATTGGTAGCATGATTTTTAACATTTTCGTCTACATAAATAAAGCATTTATATTCTCATTGAAATTATACAGAGAAGGCAACCGCGACAACTCAGCCATTGCTTGTCAAGGAGGGCAAACTTGTGGAGGGGAATCTCTTTTTCCAAAATCAAATACTTGCCTGGCCAGCCTGCTCCAGCCAAGACTGGAGGTAATTCATTGGCTCTACAGTCTTTACACTTCAATCATCGAATAACTGATAAAGGTAGCTCCTGAAAGAATATCAAGACAGAAAAACAGCTTGACATGTGTAAGTGGACACAGCACAAAGTATTGTTGATGCTGAACATTACATGATTAGGCGACGACAGATGCAAACACTTGATGCACCACGGCATTTGACTTGCGAGGACCATCTGCTTACAATCAACAGAAGAATGGAGACAAAGGAATATGCTTCCATCATGCAGAGATAAAGCAAACAAGTACCCTGAAATTCACAATTACATGTTTTGAAGGCTTCATAATCTACTAAATATCAGCTAGACCAGAGTCGTGGGGAATCTCACAGTGGGATACGAAAAACTAGATAGACATATAGCGGCTCTGAGATCACATAAATAAATTTACAGATACAGCAAACACTTTGATAACAGTGGCACATTGCACTTTATTTAAGCAACCAATGGTAGCCACCCACATATATAGAATTATATCTGGAAAGCAAAAAACTTGGAAGCAAACTAGATTTAGGACTAGCTGAAAGACGATAATGAAGAAATGCTATTGTCATCTCCTTGTAGCAAGTCAGATACCATTTTAACAGTGAACTGCTGCTGTCAGTAAGACAATAGCTGCATAGACATACTAAGGGCTGACATCAGGAAACATTTTAGGCCTATACTGCATTTGCAGTCAAGTCTGCAGAACAAAGAATAGCACTTCTTCCATTACTAATATCATGCAAGTACAGTGATCACTGAGCAGATACAAGTAGAATTAGAACTTATAACCAGCAGCGTCTAAACAGGGTATATCAGCTTCATACACCTGCCCATAGCCACCAATTATTCAAACAGGGTACAACCGTACAAGTAACTAGAATTAGTACCAACAACAAGAAGCAAACCAAACTGGGATGGATCTGAAAATGCTCAAAAGCAGCTTGTCAAAAGTCATTCAACTAATGAGTCTGAGTTCAGCAAGCTTCCAGCAGCATCCATCGAATTAACCACTTCAGGAATATCGATTTCTCGTGAAATACTGCCACTTTCATCAATCTCAAAATCCAAAATTGTTGGTCCACCAGAGCTGGCCACCCGGGCTGCTAGCTCGGCATCAGGGTTGACGCAAAGAGGAGGGTCTGTACAGATAACAGAATCAACACTGCTATGCTTTTGGAACGGGAACGAATCGATCTCTGCATCGATCTTGCCTCGGACATCAAACAAGAGGCCCCTCAACCTCACCACCTCAGCCTCCAGAGCTGCATGTCCCTGCAATCTCCTCAGCAGCTGTTGGTTGGTGGCACGGAgtttcttgacttcctcctctaAGAAGGCTGCATGTGCTTTCTTCTTCTCCCGGTACTTGCGCACAGCCTCTCTATTTCCCAAAGGTTTCCGGGGCTTCCTCAGCTCTTCGTCAGAGGCTACGACTTGCGTGTGCGTGTGGAGGCATGTGTGGGTATGCATAGCTGCCGATGGCCCCGGTGGATTACAAGTATGTGTATGAGTACATGCAGTTGTACTCTTCAGGAAATCGTCAAATCCACAAGAGATCTCATGGTGTAACAACAGAAGATGGCTTGGAAGGTCTACTCCATCGTCCATTGTGCCAAAAAGTGCCAGAAAAATCTCCCTCTACGGTTAAGTGGCCCAAGTTGAACAGAAGTGCCAAAGCACTTCAATAACTCAAGAACTGGGTAAACATGTTCCAGAAAAGCTCACTGATTTAGCCAGGTCTCATTTAAGTCGAAACAAATTCGAAAGAAATTTGAATTTGTGCTTTTTCGAAAGCAGAAGATATTTAAGTTACCCCTAGATTACTGGTTTGTGATTGAATAGTCAAGAGATCATGTAAGTACCAAATTTCCATGGTGGTCAGGAGCATGAACATATGGAAAACTCTGACCGCTAAATAGCACAACCTCACAATATCCCAACCAGGGCAAGAACCCCCTGCATAGGTGATCAGCATCCAAATCAGATAAACAACATCAATAACTGATAACGGATTAAACCAGTGGAGGGAGCCAAAAAATACCCAAGCCGACGAAGTGCATCAAATTCTTTTCCTGAAGGCGGAAGGGGTCTGGAGCTGAGGGAAGACCTCCCAACACAGGGTTGCTTCTTGCAAGAAGAAGGCTTCCTCTAGCCCTTTTCACTTTTGGGTCCGTCTCCTCTCGACCAATCTTTTATGTTGGTGTTGGCTcgcctttctccttttctttcagGAATCACGGTGGGAGGAGAACCTCAGGAAataagagagggaggggagaggtgGAGACTAGGAGAGTGACGTTATCGGATcggaggcggcggagaggatAGAAAGGGAGCGAATCCTCG
Protein-coding sequences here:
- the LOC112893927 gene encoding probable E3 ubiquitin-protein ligase RHC1A, which codes for MSNRATHWCYACRRPIRLRGQDIICPNCNDGFIQEISEMGGMLNTYGLIEPDFEERRARRFGMMEAMSSLMRQRMAAMDRMAEMDRNSVFDIHGRQGTSTEHGRRPTSVPTLIFGSNPAPVPGSDSGNVNVVFSGGRRVGIDRPNFSRFLVGPSLEALFEQLLLQNNRQGPAPAPQSAIDSMPVVKINRRHFNDDPQCPVCKDKFELGAEAREMPCKHLYHTDCIIPWLVQHNSCPVCRHPLPSRQSGINNNARAPSAYSNETAGPGVTEADTEPVPINNDGASQETHSSFSSLWPFGPSSFPPTSYQYQETVDEPAAYDPNQIGYSEWYYDH
- the LOC112893930 gene encoding basic leucine zipper 23-like, producing MDDGVDLPSHLLLLHHEISCGFDDFLKSTTACTHTHTCNPPGPSAAMHTHTCLHTHTQVVASDEELRKPRKPLGNREAVRKYREKKKAHAAFLEEEVKKLRATNQQLLRRLQGHAALEAEVVRLRGLLFDVRGKIDAEIDSFPFQKHSSVDSVICTDPPLCVNPDAELAARVASSGGPTILDFEIDESGSISREIDIPEVVNSMDAAGSLLNSDSLVE